The Priestia aryabhattai genome includes a window with the following:
- the bcp gene encoding thioredoxin-dependent thiol peroxidase, whose protein sequence is MTAVVGEKAPDFVLMSTNGEQVSLASMKGKNVVLYFYPKDMTPGCTTEACDFRDQHENFEELDAMILGVSPDPIDKHHKFIDKHGLPFLLLADEDHSVAEEYGVWKLKKNFGKEYMGIERSTFIVNKEGMLVKEYRKVRVKGHVEEALSFIKEKMA, encoded by the coding sequence ATGACAGCTGTAGTCGGAGAAAAAGCACCCGATTTTGTATTGATGTCTACAAATGGAGAGCAAGTATCACTCGCGTCGATGAAAGGGAAAAACGTTGTGCTGTATTTTTATCCGAAAGATATGACGCCAGGCTGTACAACAGAAGCCTGTGATTTCAGAGATCAGCATGAAAATTTTGAAGAGCTAGATGCAATGATTCTAGGAGTGAGCCCTGATCCAATCGACAAACACCATAAGTTTATTGATAAGCACGGCCTTCCATTCTTACTTTTAGCTGACGAAGATCATAGCGTAGCTGAAGAGTATGGAGTATGGAAACTGAAAAAAAACTTTGGAAAAGAATATATGGGCATTGAGCGCTCCACTTTTATCGTTAATAAAGAAGGAATGCTCGTAAAAGAGTATCGCAAGGTTCGAGTGAAAGGGCATGTAGAAGAAGCTTTATCATTTATTAAAGAAAAAATGGCATAA
- a CDS encoding ABC transporter permease, translated as MFYFSIFFQYIGQYMKTRLQYRTDMVVEIISDLLFQTVNLIFILVVFGHTQSLHGWSREEIIFIYGFFLVPFAIFSSFFNIWDFNERYIVKGEMDRILTRPIHSLFQVILERIELESLFGGITGIAVMAYAASSLHLHFQWYDVFIFLLFILGGALVYAGIFIALASIGFWSDARTSIMPTIYNIGNYGRYPVDIYNNVIRYVLTWILPFAFVGVYPAAYFLGRSEWYGYAFLTPVMGIVFFVISIFLWNTGVKKYRGAGN; from the coding sequence AAAACAAGGCTTCAGTATCGTACGGACATGGTAGTTGAAATCATATCAGACTTATTGTTTCAAACAGTTAACTTGATTTTTATTTTAGTTGTATTTGGTCATACTCAGTCACTGCACGGATGGTCACGAGAGGAAATTATCTTTATTTATGGTTTCTTTTTAGTCCCTTTTGCTATTTTTTCGTCTTTCTTTAACATTTGGGATTTCAACGAGCGCTACATTGTTAAAGGAGAAATGGACCGAATTTTAACGCGGCCGATTCATAGTTTGTTTCAAGTTATTTTAGAGCGGATAGAACTAGAATCATTGTTTGGTGGTATCACAGGGATTGCAGTAATGGCTTACGCTGCGTCTTCTTTACATCTTCATTTCCAGTGGTATGATGTTTTTATTTTTCTGTTATTTATTTTAGGAGGAGCGCTTGTATACGCAGGGATTTTCATCGCCTTAGCAAGCATAGGCTTCTGGTCGGATGCAAGAACCTCTATTATGCCTACTATTTATAATATTGGAAACTACGGAAGGTATCCCGTAGATATTTATAATAATGTCATCCGATATGTTTTAACGTGGATTCTTCCTTTTGCATTTGTAGGCGTATATCCAGCTGCTTATTTCTTAGGAAGGTCAGAATGGTACGGATATGCATTTTTAACCCCAGTGATGGGAATCGTCTTTTTTGTAATCTCTATTTTCTTATGGAATACAGGTGTCAAAAAATACAGAGGAGCAGGTAATTAA
- a CDS encoding ion channel, translated as MVIFLILVIIVFVIGSMKFLFEKELGEFHFFSIGHFFVLFYSYITVLLGFSLIYTVCEMGSIPVLSGGFEHEGHYFYTLFNSMYFSAATLFSVGYGDMYPVGVGKLFATFEAFIGYIMPAIFVMRTVTRT; from the coding sequence ATGGTTATTTTTCTAATCCTCGTTATCATTGTGTTTGTAATTGGTAGTATGAAGTTTCTCTTTGAAAAAGAACTTGGAGAATTTCATTTTTTCTCAATTGGTCATTTCTTTGTCTTGTTTTATTCATATATCACAGTTTTATTGGGATTTAGCCTTATTTACACGGTGTGTGAAATGGGAAGTATTCCGGTGTTAAGCGGAGGGTTTGAGCATGAAGGTCATTATTTTTACACGCTGTTTAACAGCATGTATTTCAGCGCAGCGACGTTATTTTCAGTAGGATACGGAGATATGTATCCGGTTGGAGTTGGGAAATTATTTGCAACTTTTGAAGCGTTTATCGGCTATATTATGCCTGCAATCTTTGTGATGCGAACAGTTACCCGCACTTAA
- the perR gene encoding peroxide-responsive transcriptional repressor PerR, with translation MSNHLQEALETLKGTGVRITPQRHAILEYLINSMTHPTADDIYKALEGKFPNMSVATVYNNLRVFREVGIVKELTYGDASSRFDYVTTEHYHVICESCGKIVDFHYPGLDEVEKLAAHITDFDISHHRMEIYGTCPDCTAKKAH, from the coding sequence GTGTCAAATCATTTACAAGAAGCCCTTGAAACGTTAAAAGGTACTGGCGTTCGTATTACACCACAACGTCATGCTATTTTAGAGTATTTAATCAATTCCATGACACATCCAACAGCAGATGATATTTATAAAGCGCTGGAAGGTAAGTTTCCAAATATGAGTGTAGCAACCGTTTACAATAATTTAAGAGTATTTCGCGAAGTAGGTATTGTAAAGGAACTAACATACGGTGATGCATCAAGCCGGTTTGATTACGTTACAACAGAGCATTACCATGTAATTTGCGAAAGCTGCGGAAAAATTGTAGATTTTCATTATCCTGGTTTAGACGAAGTAGAAAAGCTGGCTGCTCATATTACTGACTTTGATATTAGTCATCACCGAATGGAGATTTACGGAACGTGTCCTGATTGTACAGCTAAAAAAGCGCACTAA